A single region of the Nicotiana sylvestris chromosome 6, ASM39365v2, whole genome shotgun sequence genome encodes:
- the LOC104234012 gene encoding protein NUCLEAR FUSION DEFECTIVE 4, with protein sequence MSRQWLSLVGALWLQSMAGTNTNFPAYSTQIKKLLSISQIQLNNLAFASDAGKLLGWFSGIAATYLPLWLVLLIGSTLGLIGYGVQYLFLTNHINSLSYWHVFSLTFLAGNSICWINTVCYIVAIQNFPLDRQVAVGLTTSYLSLSAKIITDIVNVINFSSPSERAKIYLLLNSVLPLFVSIVTAPVIRETKVEKSRKLSDGFRVMFIITLATGTYAVVTSMESAMNKLLPRLLSLFGMGVFLVLPILVPLTEKIKEHWHRQCWIRRDPRICDLSNLEEAEMRISQEENNNCGVKEDNDIGFAVMEEIEAKKMLMRLDFWLYFFVYLFGATLGLVYLNNLGQIADTRGYTGTSALVSLSSSFGFFGRLLPSLFDYLFSRSKYAISRPATIAVTLAPMTGAFFLLLNNSHIALYMSTAIIGICTGAITSISVAQTTELFGTKNFGVNHNIIVANIPIGSFLFGDLAAMLYRRQGNSSDGICLGMKCFQTTFVIWGCLCFLGTCLAFILHLRTQKFYNHLRGRN encoded by the exons atgtctcggcaatggctgagCCTAGTAGGAGCATTATGGCTACAATCCATGGCTGGAACAAACACTAATTTTCCAGCTTATTCTACTCAAATCAAGAAACTTTTATCCATATCTCAAATTCAACTCAATAACCTAGCATTTGCTTCTGATGCTGGAAAATTACTTGGTTGGTTTTCTGGAATTGCAGCTACTTATTTACCACTTTGGCTAGTTCTTTTAATTGGTTCAACACTTGGATTAATTGGCTATGGGGTGCAATATCTTTTCCTTACAAATCACATCAATTCTTTATCATATTGGCATGTTTTTTCACTCACTTTTTTAGCTGGTAACAGTATTTGTTGGATCAACACTGTTTGTTACATAGTAGCAATACAAAATTTTCCATTAGATCGTCAAGTTGCAGTTGGATTAACAACAAGTTACTTAAGTTTAAGTGCCAAGATTATTACAGATATAGTCAATGTTATTAATTTTTCATCTCCAAGTGAAAGGGCTAAGATTTATCTTCTTTTGAACTCGGTTTTACCCCTCTTTGTTTCAATTGTTACTGCACCAGTAATTCGTGAGACAAAAGTtgaaaaatcaagaaaattaTCAGATGGTTTTCGAGTAATGTTTATTATAACATTAGCTACAGGGACTTATGCTGTGGTTACTAGTATGGAATCTGCTATGAATAAATTATTGCCAAGATTGTTAAGTTTATTTGGAATGGGGGTATTTTTGGTACTTCCAATATTGGTACCATTGACTGAAAAAATTAAAGAACATTGGCATAGACAATGTTGGATAAGAAGGGACCCAAGAATTTGTGATTTAAGTAATTTGGAGGAAGCTGAAATGAGAATATCACAAGAGGAGAATAATAATTGTGGGGTGAAAGAAGATAATGATATTGGATTTGCTGTAATGGAGGAAATTGAAGCAAAGAAAATGTTGATGAGATTGGATTTTTGGTtatatttctttgtttatttatttggtGCAACACTTGGTTTGGTTTATTTAAATAATTTGGGACAAATCGCTGATACTCGTGGATATACTGGGACTTCTGCTCTGGTTTCATTATCATCTTCTTTTGGTTTCTTTGGTCGTCTTCTTCCTTCACTCTTCGACTATCTTTTCTCCAG GAGTAAATATGCAATTTCAAGACCAGCGACTATAGCAGTGACACTAGCACCAATGACAGGAGCTTTCTTTTTGCTTCTCAATAATAGTCACATTGCTCTCTATATGAGCACCGCTATAATTGGAATTTGTACTGGAGCCATTACTTCTATTTCTGTTGCACAAACCACTGAGCTATTTGGTACCAAGAATTTTGGTGTCAACCATAATATTATTGTGGCAAATATTCCAATAGGTTCCTTTTTATTTGGGGACTTAGCAGCTATGCTCTACAGAAGACAAGGAAATTCAAGTGATGGAATTTGCTTAGGCATGAAATGTTTTCAGACAACATTTGTTATCTGGGGTTGTCTTTGTTTCCTAGGAACTTGTTTAGCTTTCATTCTTCATCTAAGAACTCAAAAATTCTATAACCATTTACGTGGAAGAAATTAG